One Pantoea trifolii DNA segment encodes these proteins:
- a CDS encoding helix-turn-helix transcriptional regulator, with amino-acid sequence MHTVLSANSSAPAAPALPVNPALNDRFLRLPEVMHVCGLSRSTIYDLISRNAFPAQVSLGGKNVAWLASEISVWMNDRIAARGQERTA; translated from the coding sequence ATGCACACCGTATTATCCGCAAACTCTTCCGCTCCTGCGGCTCCGGCTTTACCCGTAAACCCGGCGCTGAACGATCGCTTCCTGCGACTACCGGAAGTCATGCACGTCTGCGGCCTGTCCCGCTCCACCATTTACGACCTTATCAGCCGTAACGCCTTCCCGGCGCAGGTGTCGCTTGGCGGCAAGAACGTGGCATGGCTCGCCAGCGAAATCAGCGTCTGGATGAACGATCGCATTGCAGCACGCGGTCAGGAGCGCACCGCATGA
- a CDS encoding host cell division inhibitor Icd-like protein — protein sequence MSFLTAASGLRAGAIPWYSKSAVAKSAAGRRNPSYSMATPDAPCVFFCVQASVHPFFGQRFCIRCAVCVMVARAGQPSGWPVSIEAGIPTPVRATTHECRNSGGSDNRYSLETAIMATVLNSPYPQFVFVFAAVRRCERQQHIHMLRTVAADERAARLLLARDYVLSFAARLPVREVRA from the coding sequence ATGTCATTTTTAACTGCTGCCTCCGGCTTGCGCGCCGGGGCCATTCCCTGGTACAGTAAATCCGCTGTCGCAAAATCGGCAGCCGGGCGTAGGAACCCGAGTTACTCAATGGCGACACCAGACGCGCCATGCGTCTTTTTTTGTGTCCAAGCCTCAGTGCACCCATTTTTCGGGCAACGGTTCTGTATCCGTTGCGCCGTCTGCGTAATGGTGGCCCGGGCGGGGCAGCCTTCGGGCTGGCCGGTATCCATTGAGGCCGGTATTCCTACCCCCGTTCGGGCTACCACCCATGAGTGTAGGAACTCCGGTGGTAGCGATAACCGCTACTCTTTGGAGACTGCCATCATGGCTACGGTCCTTAATTCCCCATACCCTCAGTTTGTTTTCGTCTTTGCCGCCGTGCGCCGCTGCGAGCGCCAGCAGCATATTCATATGCTCCGCACCGTTGCCGCCGATGAGCGCGCCGCCCGCCTTTTGCTGGCCCGCGACTACGTGCTGTCCTTTGCCGCCCGCCTGCCGGTCCGGGAGGTGCGCGCATGA
- a CDS encoding DUF5375 domain-containing protein, with protein MKDRTLSPELRAALSRRAVACAWLTVCREQQRYPGLTLARLEHVIETELEGFYLRQHGRLRGQEIACALLDDLLSSGPLKSAPRLSFLGQVMMDELCGRMTDAPVLH; from the coding sequence ATGAAAGACCGCACCCTTTCGCCTGAACTGCGCGCCGCGCTTTCTCGCCGCGCCGTCGCCTGCGCGTGGCTGACCGTCTGCCGCGAGCAGCAGCGCTACCCCGGCCTGACGCTGGCACGCCTTGAGCACGTCATCGAAACCGAGCTGGAGGGCTTTTACCTGCGCCAGCACGGACGCCTGCGCGGTCAGGAAATTGCCTGCGCGCTGCTGGATGACCTGCTGTCCAGCGGGCCGCTGAAGTCGGCCCCGCGCCTGAGCTTTCTCGGTCAGGTGATGATGGATGAACTCTGCGGGCGCATGACAGACGCGCCGGTGCTGCACTGA